The Branchiostoma floridae strain S238N-H82 chromosome 7, Bfl_VNyyK, whole genome shotgun sequence region GAAGTGGTacacaatacaatatcaatAATAATCATCTAGACTGGGTGTATTTTGCCGTAGCTGTATATACCCTTACAATCTTTTTTCCAGGTGATTGCCTcaaacaattttgtttgtttatctcaCATCCATACTCTGAGACTCTAAGACAGAAGTTTCTTTAATGTGAAGgtactttgtatttttttttatatcatggaCAATGTGCATGACAATGACCACACTTCACAAAAAGATATTGATTCAAATTAAAGAAACTCACCTGTGAAAAGTGCAGTGGTACTTTGCATCCAAGGTGGAATGCATACTGGAAATTAAAAAAGAAGGGTATGATGACCATAAAACAAATTTGGACAATNNNNNNNNNNNNNNNNNNNNNNNNNNNNNNNNNNNNNNNNNNNNNNNNNNNNNNNNNNNNNNNNNNNNNNNNNNNNNNNNNNNNNNNNNNNNNNNNNNNNNNNNNNNNNNNNNNNNNNNNNNNNNNNNNNNNNNNNNNNNNNNNNNNNNNNNNNNNNNNNNNNNNNNNNNNNNNNNNNNNNNNNNNNNNNNNNNNNNNNNNNNNNNNNNNNNNNNNNNNNNNNNNNNNNNNNNNNNNNNNNNNNNNNNNNNNNNNNNNNNNNNNNNNNNNNNNNNNNNNNNNNNNNNNNNNNNNNNNNNNNNNNNNNNNNNNNNNNNNNNNNNNNNNNNNNNNNNNNNNNNNNNNNNNNNNNNNNNNNNNNNNNNNNNNNNNNNNNNNNNNNNNNNNNNNNNNNNNNNNNNNNNNNNNNNNNNNNNNNNNNNNNNNNNNNNNNNNNNNNNNNNNNNNNNNNNNNNNNNNNNNNNNNNNNNNNNNNNNNNNNNNNNNNNNNNNNNNNNNNNNNNNNNNNNNNNNNNNNNNNNNNNNNNNNNNNNNNNNNNNNNNNNNNNNNNNNNNNNNNNNNNNNNNNNNNNNNNNNNNNNNNNNNNNNNNNNNNNNNNNNNNNNNNNNNNNNNNNNNNNNCTTGAACTTTATATTTTGTGCTCACACTattaactgatttttttttttatttggctGTATGCTTAATatatttttaacttttcaagTGGCAACAGTTGGCTAGGTGACGGATGTTACATACATCAGCAGGGGGCATGTAGAAGTTCCATGACTCCCAGTTCAGCTCACTTGGTGGAAAGTAAAAGGTCAACAAGCGcctaaacaaaaagaaaaatgacaggaactacatgtaagttCTTGCATCCTTTACTGTCACAGTTATTGAGTTAAAAGTTTCTGATTAGCAACAACGGCAGAAAACCTGTTGGCCAAAGGCTGACCTACATCCATGTACATTACCACAATCATATCCAGAATGTATAAATTTTTTGCATCAAAATTTACATTGGACAATCACTGCTAAGAGCAGCTGTGACGTCTGGTTAAAGTGTTAAGGCAAATATGTGTATAGGAAATCTGAATACAGATGTTCctacttatacatgtagcttgtattattttttgttgttgtttgccgACGGAAGAAAATTCAGAATGGCCATATATTCTTGGGGACACGTACTATCCTACTTTTGAGTTAGTGTACATATTACATGGTTGCATTAAGTAAGATACAACAGTAAATAATTAGCTCTAATAAAGTAAGATATTAGCAGTACTACATTAGTATTAAAGGCTTTGGACCAAGATGGACTAACAGATATAGCAGAGCATAATCAGGCAGAATTGTAACACCCAAAAGTAAGAAATGATTGCcattcaggtacatgtaaatgtacatgtggtgTACAAGTGGAAAATCCCTAAAAAATGATGGTATAAAAACGCACTTACTTTGCTCTTTGGAATGCTGTCTCCTTGTTGATACAGCCAGCTGACTGGAGAGAGTCTAGGAGAATCACAATCTTCTTCTTTGGGTAGAATACCTGCAGAGCATTAAACAATGACCAAGCAGTTCAAATTTGGTAATACCTGTATCTTCAGTAACTGTTTGTCTGCAAATGCATTTCTGCCAACAGAGAGACACTGCATGAGTCAAATACTTTGGAGTAAAGCTGAATGCGCATGCTGTGTTAGAGTAGTTAATATTGTAAAGTATTCAAGGTTGAAAAATAACATACCAGAAGACCCCAGTGGTGAGCTTGGAGAACAGGCAAGAAAACAATGTCACTTTGCGGTATGTCCTGGAACATATAATAAGAGAATTAGTTAAGATACATGCATTATATTTTGGAGATATTGAACTAGTGTACCTTAGACTACAACATTGTGTTTCTATGTAAAGTAGAAGCCTGCTCTTGCACAATCTAATGACAACTGCTATGTTTTTAATCTCGGTGGCTTTTTATTGATTATGAGATGATTTTGGGATAGGTGTTTTTATCTTAAACAAAGGCAACATCCTTATAAAAAAANNNNNNNNNNNNNNNNNNNNNNNNNNNNNNNNNNNNNNNNNNNNNNNNNNNNNNNNNNNNNNNNNNNNNNNNNNNNNNNNNNNNNNNNNNNNNNNNNNNNTTATTTGCACCAAGGCATTAAATGGAGCTTTCCTTCAGCCCTGTGAGCTATGAACAGTACTCAGGCTATGACTATGAGGAAATTCCACACTTGTCCATACTCAAAATGGCAAATTGGAAATAACATtacggaagaagaagaagctgacACTTCTAGATAAATCATGGGTTCACAAGGATTACAATGAGCCAGGAAAAGTTGTTTTAGCTGTGTAACATCTCctcctacatttgtataacctCATTCTGCAACGTGCAAGAATGGAAGAAGGTAGGCCTTATTTAGTTTCTCTCTCAAAATTACTTATTTTCAACTGTCCAAAGTTTGTGAAGCTTACCGTAAAATCAAagattgcatgtacatgtgttttattCATTGGCACCAGTCCGAAACATGTTGTGACAAAGCAAGACAGTCAACCAATCTAACTGCCATTCTGTGTAACACAGCAGTTTTTCAGGGATGTGGTGGTGGCTGGCTAGTATGTTTCGCCAAATGGCCTAAgaaatacctacatgtataagccCTGTCTATCTGACTCCAAATGTTGTTTAAACCTATCTGATGAAAAGGCCCTCACTTTAGTTTGTGATAATGACGTGTGTGAACATGTGATGTAAAGTACTGAATCGGTAAGTGTGACACAATGCTAAATGTCTGATTTTACACACAGGCCTTCCTGATGGTCGACCAACTGCATTGTAGAATTTTATCATTCTTTGTCCAAGACTTAAATCACACCTTTTGAGATTTCTGGTTGTTCTTGAACTTGCCAAAGACTCCCCTTGACCTGAGTCGCTTGTACACAGAGCAGTCGAAGTAGTCAATGTTACAAGtcttgaagtacatgtaaaaagaaaatattgttaCAGTATAATTTGTCATGTATCTCAAGTCCAAAACTTAAGTGTTAGGATACACAAATGATAACAACAAATTGAGGAACTTATTTTGCTACACCTAGATTTCTTCCTTCTCTTCTCCTCAAGTTCCATAGAGAACTCAACTTCATGTATAGTTACAGATGAGATAAACATAGGGATGGAGGAGTCACTGGAGGAAAGGATATTAGGAGTGCTGTTGGCGGAGATCAAATAGCTGGAACTGACTCAGCCACAATGGAAGCTAATAAAACAACTTTCAGGTAAACAAAAAGTATTACTGTGACAACAGGATAGAAACAACACAACAAGCAAAATTGCAAGAGATTCAATACATACAATAGCCTCACCAAATTACAACACACACTGTAGGTTACGATTAATTCACACTTAGTAGATATAATAGGTTGAATACATAtattggagaataaatgtggcAGCTAGTCCAGGAAGTCAATGTTAGATGTCCAT contains the following coding sequences:
- the LOC118420125 gene encoding uncharacterized protein LOC118420125 translates to MTNYTVTIFSFYMYFKTCNIDYFDCSVYKRLRSRGVFGKFKNNQKSQKDIPQSDIVFLPVLQAHHWGLLVFYPKKKIVILLDSLQSAGCINKETAFQRAKRLLTFYFPPSELNWESWNFYMPPADMAVSNFRKWMVLELCSGSLRTNRIKILPEEDIPTRRQKDKVTTRKRPHRSPPPLPKERYLRLASLITEGMFLNSSDSGVDADVSSNTLSSEDSETSFQSQQLTSTPKKTSRTKPKKGSS